In the genome of Triticum urartu cultivar G1812 chromosome 5, Tu2.1, whole genome shotgun sequence, one region contains:
- the LOC125508717 gene encoding protein SCARECROW 2-like: MGSSSLLLFPSSSSSAPRSSYSHATASSHCHLLPCPPDFLLHLHLLDHREQEPAAAAMVRKRPATDMDLPPPRRHVTGDLSDMTAGPPVLSSATAQLPALPSQLLPPFQLQQQQQQQPVDHMDVAAAPAQAGEAANTTAFVDGIIRDIIGSSGAGVSVAQLIHNVREIIHPCNPGLASLLELRLRSLLASDPALPQQHQHQPALLPNAPMPMAALPPPPPDKRRREEEREPNNPPQSPKPPSAEEAAAAAAAAAAAASAAVKERKEGQRRKQRDEEGLHLLTLLLQCAESVNADNLDEAQTALLEIAELATPFGTSTQRVAAYFAEAVSARLVSSCLGLYAPLPHASPAASRLVNGRVAAAFQVFNGISPLVKFSHFTANQAIQEAFEREERVHIIDLDIMQGLQWPGLFHILASRPGGPPRVRLTGLGASMDALEATGKRLSDFADTLGLPFEFCPVADKAGNLDPEKLGVTRREAVAVHWLHHSLYDVTGSDSNTLCLIKRLAPKVVTMVEQDLRHTGSFLARFVEAIHYYSALFDSLDASYGEDSPERHVVEQQLLSREIRNVLAVGGPSRTGDVKFGCWRDSLARSGFGAASLAGSAAAQAALLLGMFPSDGYTLVEENGALKLGWKDLTLLTASAWRPMHARA; the protein is encoded by the exons ATgggctcctcctccctcctcctcttcccctcgtcctcctcctccgccccCCGCTCCTCTTATTCCCATGCCACCGCCTCCTCCCACTGCCACCTGCTCCCCTGCCCTCCCGActtcctcctccacctccacctcctagACCACCGAGAGCAAgaacccgccgccgccgccatggtcCGCAAGCGCCCGGCGACCGACATGGACCTGCCCCCGCCGCGGCGCCACGTCACGGGGGACCTCTCGGACATGACCGCCGGACCGCCCGTGCTGTCGTCGGCCACCGCGCAGCTGCCCGCGCTGCCCTCCCAGCTGCTTCCGCCCTTCcagctccagcagcagcagcagcagcagcccgtGGATCATATGGACGTCGCCgccgcgccggcgcaggcgggcgAGGCGGCCAACACCACGGCGTTCGTGGACGGCATCATCCGGGACATCATCGGGAGCAGCGGCGCCGGGGTGTCCGTCGCGCAGCTCATCCACAACGTCCGCGAGATCATCCACCCCTGCAACCCCGGTCTGGCCTCGCTCCTCGAGCTCCGCCTCCGGTCCCTCCTCGCATCCGACCCCGCCCTGCCGCAGCAGCATCAGCATCAGCCCGCTCTCCTCCCTAACGCCCCAATGCCCATGGCGGCGCTCCCTCCCCCGCCTCCGGACAAGCGGCGCCGCGAGGAGGAGCGGGAGCCCAACAACCCGCCGCAGTCGCCCAAGCCTCCGTCCGCAGAGGAAGCCGCCGCGGccgcagcggcggcggcggctgccgCCTCCGCGGCGGTGAAGGAGCGGAAGGAGGGGCAGCGGCGGAAGCAGCGCGACGAGGAGGGGCTCCACTTGCTGACGCTGCTCCTGCAGTGCGCGGAGTCGGTGAACGCCGACAACCTGGACGAGGCCCAGACGGCGCTGCTGGAGATCGCGGAGCTGGCCACCCCCTTCGGCACCTCCACGCAGCGCGTGGCCGCCTACTTCGCGGAGGCCGTGTCGGCCCGCCTGGTCAGCTCCTGCCTGGGCCTCTACGCGCCGCTGCCCCACGCGTCCCCGGCGGCGTCCCGGCTGGTGAACGGCCGCGTGGCCGCGGCGTTCCAGGTGTTCAACGGCATcagccccctggtgaagttctccCACTTCACGGCGAACCAGGCGATCCAGGAGGCGTTCGAGCGGGAGGAGCGCGTGCACATCATCGACCTGGACATCATGCAGGGGCTCCAGTGGCCGGGGCTGTTCCACATCCTGGCGTCCCGGCCCGGCGGCCCGCCGAGGGTGAGGCTGACCGGGCTGGGCGCCTCCATGGACGCCCTGGAGGCCACCGGGAAGCGGCTGTCGGATTTCGCCGACACGCTGGGCCTGCCCTTCGAGTTCTGCCCCGTGGCGGACAAGGCCGGGAATCTTGACCCGGAGAAGCTGGGCGTCACGCGGCGCGAGGCCGTCGCCGTCCACTGGCTGCACCATTCCCTCTACGACGTCACCGGCTCCGACTCCAACACGCTGTGTCTCATCAAGAG GTTGGCGCCCAAGGTGGTGACGATGGTGGAGCAGGACCTGCGGCACACGGGGTCGTTCCTGGCGCGGTTCGTGGAGGCGATCCACTACTACTCGGCGCTGTTCGACTCGCTGGACGCCAGCTACGGCGAGGACAGCCCGGAGCGGCACGTCGTGGAGCAGCAGCTGCTGTCGCGGGAGATCCGCAATGTGCTGGCCGTGGGCGGGCCGTCGCGCACCGGCGACGTCAAGTTCGGCTGCTGGCGCGACAGCCTCGCCCGCTCCGGCTTCGGCGCCGCCTCGCTCGCCGGCAGCGCCGCCGCGCAGGCCGCGCTGCTCCTCGGCATGTTCCCCTCCGACGGCTACACGCTCGTCGAGGAGAACGGCGCCCTCAAGCTCGGCTGGAAGGACCTCACCCTGCTCACCGCCTCCGCATGGCGCCCCATGCACGCTAGAGCTTAA